The following coding sequences are from one Salvelinus namaycush isolate Seneca chromosome 23, SaNama_1.0, whole genome shotgun sequence window:
- the si:dkey-103g5.4 gene encoding uncharacterized protein si:dkey-103g5.4: protein MCDPDTGVLVPILAVTIHPQTGLVYPLGGVHVCPLTRLPQPIQVGSPMLDPMTGNVVLTAGVSLDPITGAVLPVGGLLLGESFIEPLSSMVVRVCGGSIRAGKLVPHAGGFQALLNSQTLVARIRLVELLRGLREDWGSGEMGLRGLQARRKETELGRIQAAAKELEQAWGKGLHCHLQLLSRLETLLDWAWGVAQDGGVQGEIHLPGADLSLPALPGLEYPDPQGSGLTVPILGAQMDPVSGLTVPLAGTMEDPDGKGLVAIRFGALTVDPVTGVLAPVVGVRLDVSRQTVVPVTASYCLALGDNTDSVLVEALRKEWCLRNRYWKEEKQKEEELLGDLDAALQHCVLVANQEDSEQAHWVDTERQLREVAAELHEAGQSEAQRRASQLSDLSLLLPPHVLLILTQGDDKEWEQQCCWQTELVAGLDRVNVCVEKLQQDQERWTAQRGEQTPSIHVMDGKLRQREIWEQLNSRQAELDAALIALRCVRELCQLRADTAQSVLSGSFWYKEFGLARLMVPSNPLKVVSLTQQKAVPLLERLIQLLEENKQPSLSPSTYHQCISGVSTKQTFGLETCSRAWTESVPVVKVRDVYEGISTQSLREPMKAQPQDQDSKGPSVPQPSPTHSQTAHRKTAISDIHSQEGQPMKESVQQSHVCVPTLSEGEWDKLLELSPLFQLLKGVERKLRGPARDAGLLRGELDGGASSFIDYLDAQWECEGELLLLDPHHLNPREFLVYHHGLFLLQTLRTLELMLQACLGELFEARLGSSSMGMECTAPQSSMPWDSHPTSLLEGLQRPSRGLLSQEEVEGLLQKHREDLVFLHVERLLRKKSLGLRTMEVRYKAQEENTDQAQ from the exons GAGCGGTGCTTCCAGTAGGCGGCCTCCTCCTGGGTGAGTCCTTCATCGAGCCCCTGAGCAGCATGGTGGTCCGGGTGTGCGGCGGTAGCATCCGGGCTGGGAAGCTGGTGCCTCATGCCGGGGGGTTCCAGGCTCTACTGAACAGCCAGACTCTGGTTGCCCGTATCCGCCTGGTGGAGCTTCTGCGTGGGCTCAGAGAGGACTGGGGTTCTGGGGAGATGGGTTTGCGGGGTCTGCAGGCCCGGAGGAAGGAGACTGAGCTGGGACGGATCCAGGCTGCAGCCAAGGAGTTGGAGCAGGCCTGGGGGAAAGGGCTACACTGTCACCTGCAGCTGCTGAGCCGGCTGGAGACCCTGCTGGACTGGGCCTGGGGCGTTGCCCAAGATGGTGGCGTCCAAG GAGAAATCCATCTCCCTGGTGCTGATCTGTCCCTGCCGGCACTGCCTGGGTTGGAGTATCCTGATCCACAGGGCTCTGGCCTAACGGTCCCCATCCTGGGGGCTCAAATGGACCCTGTGTCAGGACTCACTGTCCCCCTGGCTGGAACCATGGAGGACCCAGATGGCAAAG GACTAGTTGCGATTCGTTTCGGGGCCCTGACAGTGGACCCTGTAACAGGAGTGCTGGCTCCTGTTGTGGGGGTTCGCCTGGATGTGTCCAGACAGACTGTTGTGCCTGTAACTGCTTCATACTGCCTGGCTCTGGGAGATAATACTGACAGTGTGCTG GTGGAGGCCCTGCGGAAGGAGTGGTGTCTGAGGAACAGGTACTGGAaagaggagaaacagaaggaggaGGAGCTGCTAGGGGATCTGGATGCGGCTCTGCAGCACTGTGTCCTGGTGGCCAATCAGGAGGACTCTGAGCAG GCCCACTGGGTGGACACTGAGAGGCAGCTGAGGGAGGTTGCAGCGGAGCTTCATGAGGCTGGCCAGTCAGAAGCCCAGAGGAGAGCCTCCCAGCTCTCAGACCTGTCTCTGCTCCTGCCTCCTCACGTTCTGCTCATCCTCACTCAAG GTGATGATAAGGAGTGGGAGCAGCAGTGCTGCTGGCAGACAGAGCTGGTGGCTGGGCTGGACAGGGTGAACGTGTGCGTGGAGAAACTGCAGCAGGACCAGGAAAGATGGACAgcacagagaggagagcagaCGCCATCAATCCATGTCATG GATGGGaaactgagacagagagaaatatggGAGCAGCTTAACTCCAGGCAGGCAGAACTAGACGCTGCTCTTATAGCGCTGCGTTGTGTCCGAGAACTCTGCCAGCTCCGTGCAGATACAGCGCAG TCTGTGTTATCAGGTTCCTTCTGGTACAAGGAGTTTGGGCTGGCCAGGCTGATGGTCCCCAGTAACCCTCTGAAGGTGGTGTCGTTGACCCAGCAGAAAGCTGTGCCTCTCCTGGAGCGACTCATTCAGCTACTGGAGGAGAACAAACAGCCAAGTCTCTCCCCGAGCACCTACCACCAGTGCATCTCTG GTGTGTCAACAAAACAGACGTTTGGATTGGAGACATGTTCTCGTGCATGGACAGAGTCCGTGCCTGTGGTTAAAG TGAGAGATGTCTATGAAGGAATCTCCACCCAGTCTCTGAGAGAACCAATGAAAGCTCAGCCTCAGGACCAGGATTCTAAGGGCCCCAGTGTCCCCCAGCCCAGTCCTACTCACTCACAGACAGCTCACAGAAAAACTGCAATCTCTGACATACACTCACAAG AGGGCCAGCCTATGAAAGAATCTGTTCAGCAGTCACATGTCTGTGTCCCCACACTGTCAG AGGGGGAGTGGGATAAACTGCTGGAGCTCTCCCCACTCTTCCAGCTTCTAAAGGGTGTGGAGAGGAAGCTGAGGGGCCCAGCGCGAGATGCAGGGCTTCTGAGGGGGGAGCTCGACG GCGGAGCGAGCTCTTTTATTGACTATCTGGATGCACAGTGGGAGTGTGAAGGAGAGCTGCTCCTTCTTGACCCACATCATCTTAATCCCAGAGAGTTCCTGGTCTACCACCATGGACTATTCCTACTGCAAACGCTACGTACTCTCGAACTG ATGCTGCAAGCGTGTCTGGGTGAGCTATTCGAGGCCCGGCTAGGGAGTTCCTCAATGGGTATGGAATGTACTGCTCCACAGAGCTCCATGCCATGGGACTCCCACCCCACCTCCCTGCTGGAGGGGCTTCAGAGGCCCAGTCGGGGGCTCCTTTCACAGGAA GAGGTGGAGGGACTCCTGCAGAAGCACAGGGAGGATTTGGTGTTCCTCCATGTTGAAAGGCTGTTAAGAAAGAAGAGCTTGGGGCTCCGAACCATGGAAGTGCGTTACAAAGCCCAGGAGGAAAATACTGATCAAGCTCAGTGA